One Punica granatum isolate Tunisia-2019 chromosome 3, ASM765513v2, whole genome shotgun sequence genomic window carries:
- the LOC116198539 gene encoding pentatricopeptide repeat-containing protein At2g29760, chloroplastic-like, with the protein MSVALRQLTVGSLLKGRSLSLTTALFFFTGKLQSLSAQEILHRRLERCSSMAQLKLLHAHVVLLGLSLDNFTLGKLISFAGINENGDLQYALDVFNRIRQPNKFMFNSLIRGCSISGRDPSKAIALYRNMLASGHSPNEFTLPFVLKACASEPSYWMSMLVHGQGIKLGIGSHVCVQNALMNVYIAMGMTREARKVFDEIAEKTSVSWNSMIGGYSRAGRSKETCILFRQMRESGVVPDGFTFVSLLSACSQTCDLDLGRFVHLYIEITGLEIDLFVRNALLDMYGKCGHLDSAEKIFLRMQEKNVVSWTTMLTAYAKHGFIESARELFVRMPMKNVVSWNSLLSGYSQNGQCREALSLFDEMQKAGFNPNEATLTTVLYACGQIGDVTTGEKIHAYIRETESLQPSITLTNSLIAMYAKCGEVPIAMDIFRKMKWKNVVSWNAVIGGLALQGIGDDVIELFREMEASGIQPNGITFTGLLAACSHGGLISSGRYYFERMSSVYSIPLEIEHYACMIDLLGRGGLLEEAIRLIGTMPMRPDIVIWGALLGACKIHGVVEIGRIVLKQLLELQPYSAGLCVLLSNLYSEANRWEDMQRIRKIMNGSGVAKCDAISFIEIGGHVYEFMVDDRRSDWSRGIYSVLNQLTDHLKLEQSTGTYSL; encoded by the coding sequence ATGTCTGTTGCTCTCAGACAGTTGACCGTTGGTTCCCTCCTAAAGGGCCGTTCCCTCTCCCTCACAACagctctcttcttcttcaccggAAAGCTCCAATCTCTCTCTGCTCAAGAAATTCTGCACCGCCGCCTCGAGAGATGCTCTTCCATGGCCCAACTCAAGCTCCTCCACGCCCATGTCGTCCTCCTTGGCCTCTCCCTCGACAACTTCACCCTCGGGAAGTTGATTTCCTTCGCCGGAATCAACGAAAATGGCGATCTTCAGTACGCCCTAGATGTCTTTAATCGAATCAGGCAGCCGAATAAGTTCATGTTCAATAGCTTGATCAGGGGATGCTCAATCAGCGGCAGGGACCCTTCAAAGGCAATAGCTTTGTACCGCAATATGCTTGCTTCAGGCCACTCTCCTAATGAATTCACCCTCCCTTTCGTGCTGAAGGCTTGTGCAAGCGAACCTTCGTATTGGATGTCAATGCTCGTGCATGGTCAGGGCATTAAGTTGGGGATTGGCTCCCATGTTTGCGTGCAGAATGCTCTGATGAATGTTTACATTGCAATGGGGATGACAAGGGAAGCACGGAAAGTATTTGATGAAATAGCTGAGAAAACTTCAGTCTCATGGAACTCGATGATTGGCGGGTACTCTCGAGCAGGCCGAAGCAAGGAAACCTGCATCCTGTTTCGCCAGATGAGGGAGTCTGGAGTGGTTCCCGACGGGTTTACGTTCGTTAGCTTACTCTCAGCTTGTTCACAAACCTGTGACTTGGACTTGGGTAGGTTCGTGCATCTCTATATTGAGATCACTGGGCTCGAGATTGATCTTTTTGTGAGGAATGCACTTCTTGATATGTATGGAAAATGTGGACACTTGGATTCAGCCGAAAAAATCTTCCTCCGGATGCAAGAGAAAAATGTCGTTTCTTGGACGACAATGCTCACTGCTTATGCTAAACATGGATTCATCGAATCAGCCCGAGAACTTTTTGTGCGAATGCCCATGAAGAATGTGGTCTCATGGAACTCTCTGCTCTCAGGTTATTCTCAAAATGGACAGTGCAGGGAAGCTCTGAGCCTCTTTGACGAAATGCAGAAAGCAGGATTCAACCCCAATGAGGCCACACTCACTACTGTCCTCTATGCCTGTGGTCAGATCGGCGACGTAACCACAGGAGAGAAAATCCATGCTTACATACGGGAGACTGAATCGCTTCAACCCAGTATAACTCTTACTAATTCCTTGATAGCTATGTATGCAAAATGTGGCGAAGTCCCAATTGCAATGGACATATTTAGGAAAATGAAGTGGAAGAATGTAGTTTCTTGGAACGCGGTCATTGGAGGTTTAGCACTGCAGGGGATTGGGGATGACGTGATTGAACTCTTCAGAGAGATGGAAGCTTCAGGAATTCAACCCAATGGAATTACCTTCACGGGGTTGCTCGCTGCTTGCAGTCACGGGGGACTTATAAGCTCGGGTAGGTACTACTTTGAGAGGATGAGTTCTGTTTATTCCATTCCGCTAGAAATAGAGCACTATGCCTGCATGATAGACCTGCTCGGGAGAGGGGGACTGTTGGAAGAGGCCATTAGGCTGATAGGGACAATGCCTATGAGACCCGATATAGTCATATGGGGAGCACTTCTAGGTGCCTGTAAGATCCACGGAGTCGTAGAGATCGGAAGAATTGTGCTAAAGCAGCTCTTGGAGCTTCAGCCTTACAGCGCAGGGCTCTGCGTGCTCCTGTCGAATCTTTACTCTGAAGCCAATAGGTGGGAGGACATGCAGAGAATAAGGAAAATAATGAACGGCAGTGGCGTTGCTAAATGTGACGCAATCAGTTTTATCGAGATTGGCGGGCATGTTTATGAATTTATGGTCGACGACCGGAGATCCGATTGGTCGAGGGGCATTTACTCTGTGCTGAACCAGTTGACAGATCATCTAAAATTGGAGCAATCCACCGGCACTTATAGTTTATGA
- the LOC116198617 gene encoding cold-regulated 413 plasma membrane protein 2-like isoform X1: MGRNWEHLAMKTDDWTAADFTGNGGGADDQLKVAAQTLINSAATLGSLAFGTSFLKWVASIAAIYLLVLDRTNWRTNMLTSLLIIYIFFSLPYVIFNFLRGEVGKWISFIAVVLRLFFPRHFPECLDMPVSLILLLVVAPSFFARTLKNSWVGVVICLLIGCYLLQEHIRASGGFRNSFTQRHGVSNTMGIILLLVYPVWTLIVDVI, from the exons ATGGGGAGGAATTGGGAGCACTTGGCCATGAAAACCGACGATTGGACCGCTGCCGATTTCACCGGAAACGGTGGCGGTGCCGACGATCAGCTGAAGGTTGCCGCTCAGACGCTCATCAACAGCGCCGCCACTCTCGGGAGCTTGGCCTTCGGCACTTCTTTCCTTAAATGGGTGGCCTCCATCGCCGCCAT ATATTTGCTGGTATTGGATCGGACCAACTGGAGAACAAATATGCTGACCTCACTCTTGATCATTTACATATTCTTCAGTCTTCCTTACGTCATATTCAACTTCCTGAG GGGCGAGGTAGGGAAATGGATCTCTTTCATTGCTGTTGTATTGAGGCTTTTCTTCCCCCGGCACTTTCCTG AGTGTCTAGATATGCCCGTGTCATTGATTCTTCTTCTCGTGGttgccccgagcttcttcgcACGCACACTGAAGAACAGCTGGGTGGGAGTCGTGATATGCCTCCTTATCGGGTGTTACTTGCTGCAAGAGCATATTCGGGCCTCAGGTGGATTCAGGAACTCTTTCACACAGCGACATGGAGTATCCAACACCATGGGGATCATCCTTCTCTTAGTATATCCTGTTTGGACTCTGATAGTCGACGTCATTTAG
- the LOC116198617 gene encoding cold-regulated 413 plasma membrane protein 2-like isoform X2 — translation MGRNWEHLAMKTDDWTAADFTGNGGGADDQLKVAAQTLINSAATLGSLAFGTSFLKWVASIAAMGEVGKWISFIAVVLRLFFPRHFPECLDMPVSLILLLVVAPSFFARTLKNSWVGVVICLLIGCYLLQEHIRASGGFRNSFTQRHGVSNTMGIILLLVYPVWTLIVDVI, via the exons ATGGGGAGGAATTGGGAGCACTTGGCCATGAAAACCGACGATTGGACCGCTGCCGATTTCACCGGAAACGGTGGCGGTGCCGACGATCAGCTGAAGGTTGCCGCTCAGACGCTCATCAACAGCGCCGCCACTCTCGGGAGCTTGGCCTTCGGCACTTCTTTCCTTAAATGGGTGGCCTCCATCGCCGCCAT GGGCGAGGTAGGGAAATGGATCTCTTTCATTGCTGTTGTATTGAGGCTTTTCTTCCCCCGGCACTTTCCTG AGTGTCTAGATATGCCCGTGTCATTGATTCTTCTTCTCGTGGttgccccgagcttcttcgcACGCACACTGAAGAACAGCTGGGTGGGAGTCGTGATATGCCTCCTTATCGGGTGTTACTTGCTGCAAGAGCATATTCGGGCCTCAGGTGGATTCAGGAACTCTTTCACACAGCGACATGGAGTATCCAACACCATGGGGATCATCCTTCTCTTAGTATATCCTGTTTGGACTCTGATAGTCGACGTCATTTAG
- the LOC116201311 gene encoding BTB/POZ domain-containing protein At5g66560-like: MASEKTSKGQAWFCTTGLPSDIVVEVDDMTFHLHKFPLMSKSRKLHQLIAEQEENPTGRSSQRQHRQELEEGEAEQEGEEDNDEIEEVHCHIALHDFPGGSETFEMAAKFCYGVKVDLSAANAAPLRCAGEFLEMTEEYSEDNLIAKTEKFLAQSVLKSLRDSVRALKSCERVIELAESLEIPQRCVEAIVSKASAADPSLFGWPVNDGASQGRDSVNRLLWNGIEGGNRRKGVSRGSNLDSWLEDLSLLSLSLFRRLISAMKDGGLSPEIVESCLMHYAKKYIPGTSRSSRKPAPALSSSSSSSVPSEREQRELLETITCNLPEGKSSRCSTGVRFLFGLLRTANILNASENCRSVLERRIGAQLEQATLDDLLIPSYSYLNETLYDVDCVERILGHFLEDLEERDEGGVDVSQRSPTLMLVGKLIDGFLSEIASDANLKPDRFYRLAMSLPEQARLFDDGLYRAVDVYLKAHPWISEADREKICGVMDCQKLTLEACTHAAQNERLPLRAVVQVLFFEQLQLRHAIAGTLLAAETAAPEPGRPSASRAGEDDDEVDEVEEEEEEKDAEVPATSMALAAPGAAAQGSVSATWRAAMRENQVLRLDMDSMRTRVHQLERECSTMKKVIEKIDKEGGPVGGGDRRSSWTRKFGCKFKTQVCDSHEPTVGEARRGKHNRGPSRT, translated from the exons ATGGCTTCCGAGAAGACCTCCAAAGGTCAAGCATG GTTTTGCACCACTGGGTTGCCGAGCGACATTGTTGTGGAAGTAGACGACATGACCTTCCACCTCCACAAG TTCCCTTTGATGTCGAAAAGCAGAAAGCTCCACCAGCTGATAGCAGAGCAAGAGGAGAACCCGACAGGCCGAAGCTCTCAGCGCCAGCACCGGCAAGAGCTCGAAGAAGGAGAAGCAGaacaagaaggagaagaagacaaTGACGAAATCGAGGAGGTCCACTGCCACATCGCCCTCCACGACTTCCCCGGCGGCTCCGAGACCTTCGAGATGGCTGCCAAGTTCTGCTACGGCGTCAAGGTCGACCTCTCCGCCGCGAACGCCGCGCCGCTCCGTTGCGCCGGCGAGTTCCTCGAGATGACCGAGGAGTACTCCGAGGACAACCTTATCGCGAAGACAGAGAAGTTCCTCGCCCAGTCCGTGCTCAAGAGCTTGAGGGACTCGGTGAGGGCTCTGAAGTCGTGCGAGCGGGTAATCGAATTGGCAGAATCCCTGGAGATTCCGCAGCGGTGCGTCGAGGCGATTGTCTCGAAGGCCTCTGCGGCGGATCCTAGCCTGTTCGGGTGGCCGGTCAACGACGGAGCTAGCCAAGGGCGGGATTCGGTGAATCGGTTGCTCTGGAATGGAATCGAAGGCGGAAACCGGAGGAAGGGCGTGAGCAGAGGGAGTAATCTCGATTCGTGGCTTGAAGATTTGTCCCTACTGAGTCTGAGTTTGTTCAGGCGGCTGATTTCTGCAATGAAGGATGGAGGTTTGAGCCCTGAGATTGTCGAGAGCTGCTTGATGCACTACGCTAAGAAGTACATCCCGGGCACTTCGAGATCGAGCCGGAAACCGGCGCCGGCcctgtcttcttcttcctcatcctCTGTTCCGTCGGAGAGAGAGCAGAGAGAGCTTCTCGAGACGATAACCTGTAACCTTCCTGAAGGAAAGTCCTCCCGGTGCTCGACAGGAGTAAGGTTTCTGTTCGGACTGCTCCGGACAGCGAACATACTGAACGCGTCGGAGAACTGCCGGTCGGTGCTGGAGAGGAGGATCGGAGCACAGCTCGAGCAGGCGACGCTCGACGACCTGCTGATCCCGAGCTACTCGTACCTGAACGAGACTCTGTACGACGTCGACTGCGTGGAGAGGATATTAGGTCACTTTCTGGAGGATCTGGAGGAGAGAGACGAAGGCGGCGTTGACGTCAGTCAGAGATCTCCGACTTTGATGCTCGTCGGGAAGCTTATCGATGGATTTCTGTCGGAGATCGCTTCCGACGCGAATCTTAAACCGGACAGGTTCTACAGGCTGGCGATGTCCCTGCCGGAGCAGGCCCGGCTCTTCGACGACGGCCTCTACCGTGCTGTCGACGTCTATCTCAAG GCACATCCGTGGATATCGGAGGCGGACAGGGAGAAGATCTGCGGCGTGATGGACTGCCAGAAGTTGACGCTGGAGGCCTGCACCCACGCTGCGCAGAACGAGCGGCTGCCGCTGCGGGCGGTGGTGCAGGTGCTGTTCTTCGAGCAGCTTCAGCTGAGGCACGCGATCGCTGGGACACTGCTTGCAGCGGAGACGGCGGCGCCGGAGCCAGGGAGGCCGTCGGCGTCTCGTGCCGGGGAGGATGATGACGAGGTGGACGAGgtagaggaggaggaggaagagaaggaCGCGGAGGTGCCGGCGACGTCAATGGCGCTGGCGGCACCGGGTGCGGCGGCGCAGGGGAGCGTGAGCGCGACGTGGAGGGCGGCGATGAGGGAGAACCAGGTGCTGCGGCTGGACATGGACAGCATGAGGACGCGCGTCCACCAGCTCGAGCGGGAGTGCTCGACGATGAAGAAGGTGATCGAGAAGATCGACAAGGAGGGCGGCCCTGTCGGCGGCGGGGACCGGAGGAGTTCGTGGACTCGCAAGTTCGGGTGCAAGTTCAAGACTCAGGTCTGCGATTCTCACGAACCGACGGTTGGGGAGGCCCGGAGAGGGAAGCACAACCGTGGACCGTCACGCACCTGA
- the LOC116201307 gene encoding NASP-related protein sim3, protein MAGKEEAAPTSKASAAAPQSSTDAVIESSNLVGGGAESTCNDFNNNMSSGCNAESSAVTSDGGKGEKPPLELADELVERGSKALKDGDFAEATDCFSRALEIRVARYGELAPECVNAYYKYGCALLYKAQEEADPLGNVPKKDAESQEGSTKGGSAKNNVNGESSTASVSSTAVQVPLPESDNQGGIVEDGASGEKDQEEDDEDSEAEDIAEADEDESDLDLAWKMLDIARAIVEKHFGDTMEKVDILSALAEVALEREDIETSLSDYQRALSTLEKLVEQDDRQIAELNFRICLCLEIGSKPSEAIPYCQKAISICKSRVQRLMDEVKSSSEPVPSSDTSVSDGGVIESSSGSLSNKSSADKEAEIETLNGLTIELEKKLEDLQQVASNPTSVLTEILGMVSAKAKEMEKKASSAATGSSQMGANMSGDFDSPTVSTAHTSGPAGVTHLGVVGRGVKRVTMSSGAAESNPQKRPSLESSSDKQDGSAS, encoded by the exons ATGGCGGGCAAAGAAGAAGCTGCTCCGACATCGAAAGCATCGGCGGCAGCTCCTCAATCCTCCACCGACGCCGTGATAGAGTCCAGCAACCTCGTTGGAGGTGGCGCGGAGTCCACGTGCAACGACTTCAACAACAACATGAGCAGCGGCTGTAACGCCGAGAGTTCCGCCGTGACTTCGGATGGCGGGAAAGGGGAGAAGCCTCCTCTGGAGCTCGCGGACGAGCTGGTGGAGAGAGGATCGAAGGCTCTCAAGGACGGGGATTTCGCCGAGGCCACGGATTGCTTCAGCCGTGCCCTAGAGATCAG GGTTGCACGTTATGGAGAACTTGCCCCAGAATGTGTCAATGCATACTATAAATATGGATGTGCCCTGCTGTACAAAGCCCAAGAGGAGGCTGATCCTCTGGGCAATGTGCCCAAGAAGGATGCTGAAAGTCAAGAGGGCTCTACTAAAGGTGGATCTGCCAAGAATAACGTGAACGGTGAATCTTCTACAGCTTCCGTTTCAAGCACTGCAGTGCAGGTCCCGCTCCCGGAATCAGATAATCAGGGTGGAATAGTAGAGGATGGTG CTTCTGGTGAGAAGgatcaagaagaagatgacgagGATAGTGAGGCTGAGGATATTGCTGAAGCAGATGAAGATGAATCTGACCTGGACTTGGCATGGAAAATGCTAGATATTGCGCGTGCTATTGTGGAGAAACACTTTGGTGATACAATGGAGAAGGTGGACATATTGTCAGCCCTGGCTGAAGTTGCCCTTGAAAGAG AGGACATTGAAACTTCTCTCAGTGACTACCAGAGGGCGCTATCCACTCTTGAAAAGCTGGTTGAACAGGACGATCGACAGATAGCTGAACT AAACTTCCGAATCTGCTTGTGCTTGGAGATTGGTTCTAAGCCGTCAGAGGCTATTCCCTACTGCCAGAAGGCTATATCTATTTGCAAGTCTCGAGTTCAGCGTCTAATGGATGAAGTGAAGAGTTCCTCTGAGCCAGTACCATCCTCAGATACTTCTGTATCTGATGGAGGTGTTATTGAGTCTTCAAGTGGGTCCCTTTCCAATAAATCTTCTGCAGATAAAGAGGCTGAAATTGAAACACTTAACGGCCTCACTATCGAGCTTGAAAAGAAG CTTGAAGATCTGCAACAGGTTGCTTCAAATCCAACGTCAGTTCTCACAGAAATATTGGGAATGGTGTCTGCCAAAGCAaaggagatggagaagaaAGCCTCATCAGCAGCTACAGGCTCCTCCCAGATGGGCGCTAACATGAGTGGAGATTTTGACTCCCCTACGGTCTCCACTGCTCACACGAGCGGTCCTGCTGGAGTCACACATCTCGGTGTGGTAGGAAGAGGAGTCAAACGTGTTACTATGAGCTCGGGCGCAGCAGAATCGAATCCACAGAAGAGACCTTCTTTGGAGTCTTCCTCAGATAAGCAAGATGGTTCTGCTTCTTGA
- the LOC116201310 gene encoding uncharacterized protein LOC116201310, translating into MASTTLVPSFSLRQASYAAPAAHAAVRPVPVMRSAAVPTRRQLAVLLPATAAALVLRDRPARAEDIGLFGFRKKLRGAEQEAEEIVREGFEAAEKGLETAEKGIVAAERGIKAAERGIEEAEKEVETAVSFGALSQAAAVAGAEVVGVVVATAVVNGILGPEGQRT; encoded by the coding sequence ATGGCGTCCACAACACTCGTCCCATCTTTCTCACTCAGACAAGCGAGCTACGCGGCGCCCGCGGCCCATGCCGCCGTCAGACCAGTGCCAGTTATGCGCTCCGCCGCAGTCCCCACCCGGAGGCAGCTAGCTGTCTTGCTCCCGGCTACCGCGGCCGCATTGGTGTTGAGGGACCGGCCTGCCCGGGCGGAGGACATCGGGCTATTCGGGTTCAGGAAGAAGCTGAGAGGAGCTGAGCAGGAGGCGGAGGAGATCGTGAGGGAAGGCTTCGAGGCCGCCGAGAAGGGGCTCGAGACGGCTGAGAAGGGCATCGTCGCGGCGGAGCGTGGCATCAAGGCGGCCGAGAGGGGGATAGAGGAGGCAGAGAAGGAGGTCGAGACGGCGGTGAGCTTCGGAGCTCTATCGCAGGCAGCTGCAGTGGCGGGGGCGGAGGTGGTGGGTGTCGTGGTGGCGACGGCGGTGGTGAACGGGATTTTGGGGCCGGAGGGTCAGAGAACTTGA
- the LOC116201309 gene encoding thioredoxin-like protein HCF164, chloroplastic has protein sequence MPNSAINSTVGAGSSSMSRVASSPLGLHRFRPSSRNLQSPVLVNVKTSRQKFGMSMARRLRSIACQTNPTPTSTPSEEASSTEKSLLKPSSPDDSSKEAATSSSDDGLPQMPDKNLNRRIAAVSAVAAVGLFLSSRLDFGVSLKDLSAAALPYEEALSNGKPTVVEFYADWCEVCRELAPDVYKVEQQYKDRVNFVMLNVDNTKWEQELDEFGVEGIPHFAFLDKEGNEEGNVVGRLPRQYLLENVDALARGESTVPHARVVGQYSSTEGRRVHQVADPRSHG, from the exons ATGCCCAATTCAGCCATAAACAGTACAGTTGGAGCAGGTTCATCTTCCATGTCTCGCGTAGCTTCGAGTCCTCTGGGTCTCCACAGGTTCAGACCTTCTTCTCGTAACCTTCAGTCGCCAGTTCTCGTAAATGTGAAAACTTCAAGGCAGAAGTTTGGCATGAGCATGGCTCGGAGGCTTCGAAGCATTGCTTGTCAGACGAACCCGACGCCGACCTCGACCCCGAGTGAGGAAGCTTCCTCCACT GAAAAGTCGCTTCTCAAGCCTTCTTCACCCGATGACAGTAGCAAAGAAGCTGCGACGTCTTCCTCGGACGATGGGCTTCCTCAAATGCCCGACAAAAATCTCAACAGACGAATAGCAGCAGTTTCTGCTGTTGCAGCAGTTGGACTTTTCTTATCATCACGATTAGATTTTGGTGTTTCTTTGAAAGACCTCTCTGCTGCTGCATTGCCCTATGAAGAG GCTCTCTCAAATGGGAAGCCCACGGTGGTGGAGTTCTACGCAGATTGGTGTGAAGTTTGCCGAGAATTAGCTCCTGATGTGTACAAAGTGGAGCAGCAATACAA GGACCGTGTGAATTTTGTGATGCTGAATGTGGACAACACGAAGTGGGAGCAGGAGCTTGACGAGTTCGGGGTCGAAGGCATCCCACACTTTGCGTTCCTCGACAAGGAGGGGAATGAGGAGGGCAACGTTGTGGGGAGGCTCCCGAGGCAGTATTTGCTCGAGAATGTAGACGCCCTTGCCCGGGGGGAATCAACTGTGCCCCATGCCCGTGTGGTGGGGCAGTACTCCAGCACCGAGGGACGGAGGGTCCACCAAGTCGCTGACCCGAGGAGTCACGGATAG